Genomic window (Actinomycetota bacterium):
ATACTTTCTCACAATGTCGAGCTTTACTTCCGACCATTATCCTATCTCATCAAATTGCACACCCTCGTGTACCATAAGCTACCTTCCCGATAAGCGACCGAAGGACTGCCTGGTGGCTCGAATGTCCTTCCATGCCAATAACCTATTCCTGGATCTCTGCAGAGTTACAATCCTGCAGATTCCATTTGCTTCTTCCATCATACTGGAGTTCGACAGTTGACAGATAAACCGATTCCGGAAAGGCGCATGGATAAAGGGGTTGGGGGGATTCCGCAAAAATAGGCGTGTAACTAGGCGGTCCGTTTCTTGGCCTTTTTCGGGCTGATTTCGGTGATCAGGGGCGGTTCGGGGATATCCAGGGCGCTGAATATGCGCATCTGGGCGGGGGTGGTCTCGGTCCTCTGCTTAAGAAGCCCGTCCGGCCCGGAGAAGATACCCAGGTGCATGCGGTCCAGTTCGTTCCTTATGTTCCTCCAGGCATCATCACATCTCGTCTCCGCCACCCTCACGAGCAGAAGCGCCAACCAGCACAGAAGCACGTGGGACTTGATGCGGTCGGCCTTGCGGTGATTGACGGGGCGGATATCCAGGGTGTGCTTCAGGCTGCGGAAGGCCGCCTCCACCTCGGCCAGCTGCTTGTAGCCCAAGGCCACGTCCTCGGCGGAGAGGGTGTCGTCGGAGGTGCGGATCAAGTACTTGCCGTCCAGCCTCGCGTCTGCGGCCACCCTCTTCCTGTCCAGGATGGGGCCTCCCCCTTTCCCTGTCTTGAGATAGCGCCCGTAGGCCCGGTGGGAAAGAAGGGCGCAGGCCGCCCGCGAGTGGGCCTCCCCCTTGGCCTCCTTCAGGCGGGAGAGCTTCTCCTCCAGGGCACTGATGATGGATTCCCGTTCCGCCTTGTCCCGCCTGACCCGCTCCGGGTTCCTTACCAGGACGTAGCGCACCCGGGCCTCGCCGTCCCCTATGGTGAGCTCCTTTACCTCCAGGTTATCCCTCACTTTCCTGTACCTGCCGGGGGAGGCGAGCGCCGCCTCCACCACCGGCTTTCCCGGCCTCATCTTCTCCCCGCAGATGTAGTGCCCCCCTCCCCGCTGCAGGTACCTCAAATTGTCCTCGGAGGAAAAGCCCCGGTCGGTCACGGTAACCACCCGGGAGAGCCTCCAGCCCGCCAGGCCCTCCTTGACCTCGCGGATCACGCTCATATCCATGGTGTTTCCCGGCCAAGTCCAGCACCTGACCGGTATTCCCTCCCGGGTCACCGCGAGTCCCACCACCGCCTGGGGGAGGTCAGGCCTCTTGTCCCCGGAGCACCCCCGTTTGTGCAAGCCCGGCTCGTCCCCATTGTCCTCATCCTCTTCCTCCGTCTCGAAGTAGACGCTGGTGGTGTCGAAGAAGATGAGATCCACCT
Coding sequences:
- a CDS encoding IS1634 family transposase, whose amino-acid sequence is MYIRTISRRNKDGSEVRYVQLAHNVWDRKTKCAKAQMIYSFGREDELDKEALRRLARSIGRFLSPEDAPEAGAGPLKFLSSVPFGGAYVLDHLWRELKIDEALAKLLSGRKHSTPVERAIFSMVANRALAPSSKLAIEDWVSRAAVPGVEEASVHNLYRAMDFLLEAAEEIQREVFFSCANLLNLEVDLIFFDTTSVYFETEEEDEDNGDEPGLHKRGCSGDKRPDLPQAVVGLAVTREGIPVRCWTWPGNTMDMSVIREVKEGLAGWRLSRVVTVTDRGFSSEDNLRYLQRGGGHYICGEKMRPGKPVVEAALASPGRYRKVRDNLEVKELTIGDGEARVRYVLVRNPERVRRDKAERESIISALEEKLSRLKEAKGEAHSRAACALLSHRAYGRYLKTGKGGGPILDRKRVAADARLDGKYLIRTSDDTLSAEDVALGYKQLAEVEAAFRSLKHTLDIRPVNHRKADRIKSHVLLCWLALLLVRVAETRCDDAWRNIRNELDRMHLGIFSGPDGLLKQRTETTPAQMRIFSALDIPEPPLITEISPKKAKKRTA